A window of Cytobacillus sp. FSL H8-0458 genomic DNA:
GCCGGTATCCATATAGAAAATATTTTTCTCGATGTTTTTATTCAGGAATGTCAGCAAGTCATTGATATTTTCAGCGAGTAAAGTTGCTTTTTGCATTTCATGTTTCACAATCATACTCTCCTTTGTTTTTTGTTCTGTTTAAGAAGAATTTATGAAAGAGAGTATGATCTTACTACATCAAAAAGGCCGGGAATCTGAAGTTCCCGGCCTTTTCGATTACATTATTTAAACCGGTAGAAAATTCAGCATTCCCAGTCAGGTTTACCCTTTCTCCAGCATGTCCTTAAGCGGATCCAGACATCTCTTTCTCTCCTTCACCCAGACCTCGCACCCCTGAAATGGATTGGCAGTTCCTAAGTACAGATTGCCATTTTCAGAGACAAACAGATTTCGGCATCCGTAATTTTTTGGATTGCCAAGCCCATTAATCGTCACAGGAAACCAGTGAATGCCATCAGGCGACTTCCATAGACTAAATCCAAAAGTCAAACGGGTTGCGGGAGAAATCAGGGCAAAGAAAAGATCAGATATACATTCAATCGGAAGTAAACGCAACAGCGGATTCTCGCTCCATAAGCTTTTCAGCACCTCGGGCAAAAGCGGTGGAATAAGGTCTGTCCAGTCCCAGGTTCCCAGGTACAGCCAGCCGTTATATTCTTTCAGCTGCCAGCAATAGCCATTGGCAATATTGCCAAATCCCGATGGAATTCCGCTTATGGCCGTACCTCTTGTCCCGGTTTCAGGATTCGATGGTTCAACAGGCTTGCTTCCAATGACCAGTTCCCATTGATCATTTTTATCAATTCGAATTAAGTCAAATCCCTTTGGTGTTACTAACCGATCATTCGGATCAAGACTGAAGATGCCAAAATAAACGGCTGTACCAAGGTATAAATATTCTTTATAGATTTCGAGGCTTAATGGCACCTCATTCCTCGCATCGCCTGCTCCTTTGTCAACAACCTTTACCCAGCTGTCTGCCCCAGGATTCTCATCTTTGGATCGCCATAATTGGAAGCCTTCCGGCAGGGCTGTCCCAATATACAATCTATTATTGAAGCTCGACATAATAATTCCATTACCCTGTGGGTTTTTTTCCGGATCCCCTGACAGATCAATTTGCTCCCAGCCATTTTGTTCGGGATCTTCGCTCACATACAGCAATGTATTCGAAACCTGAAGCTCGTTTCCTGGAAGCGCGGCCAAGTAAAGTTTATCGTTATGGACCACCATTGTTCTCGTTGATCCGCCCTGCAATAAGCTTGGCAGGACACGCCACCCTTCTTCATCTGTATATTTCAAAACAAGCAGGTTTGGACTAAAAGTAGCACAGCCGGCATATAAAGCCTCTTCTCCAGAAGGTGATTTATAGGAAATCATAAACCGGAAGCCAACAATTCCAAGAGAAGGTTCTTTAAAGACCCGCTCCCATTCCCCGCTGCCATCCTTTTTATAACGCCAGATTTCACCGCTAAAGTCAGGATTCTTTGGAGTCAATTCCTCAGGCACCTCAATATCGCCAAATATAGCTCCGCTCGAAAGGACCGAGTAGACAATATTACGGCCTGTCCCAACATAAAGATACTCTCCAAACTCGGCAACAGACCATGCGTAATTGTTCTGCATGGCATTGTCCTTACTGGTACTATCAAATCCGTTAACCGGGGTAATCTTCTTAAAGCCAGATACATTTAACCCCATTGCTTTTGCACCTCTTTTTCGCTTTTTAATAGAATATGCGAAAGCGTGAAAAACGCAGGGGCACTTGTCTTGGACAAGGGTGAATTTGCCGGGAAATGGAGGAATATCCTAAGAGTGTTACCCGCTCAATGGCTTCTTTCACAAGAAAAGGGTTAGATCGACTCCAAAAGAAATGCAGAACCCAAAAAAAACAGCCCCATTTAACAAAAATAGGGCTGTTTTATGAAAGTGCTATTGTTTTATACTCGATAACTTTCCTGTTTGATGCAGTCTATTTCAGCAATCCTTCCTCCTTAAGATACTCTCTTGCAGTTTCTTCAGGACTCGCACCTTCAACATTTACTTTGTAGTTCATTTCACGCATTTCATCATCACTTATCTTACCATCCAGCTTATTTAAAGCTTTGACAAGCTCAGGATGCTTTTCAGCGGTTTCTTCTCGCAGCAGCGGGGCTCCCTGATAAGGAGGAAAAAGGTGTTTGTCATCCTCCAGGACAGTGAGGTTGTATCTGGCAATTTCACTATCTGTAGAATAAGCGTCCACTAAGTTGATCTCACCTTTTTCAATTGCACCATAGCGCAGCTTGGGCTCCATGGTTAAAACAGTTGGAAAGTCCAGGCCATACAGCTCCTGAATACCCCGATAGCCATCTTCCCGATCTGAGAATTCAAGGGTGAAGCCGGCTTTTATGTTTTGTTCGACTGATTTCAGATCTGAAATTGACTGCAGTTCATACTCTTCAGCCAGTTTCTCAGGTACTGCCAAAGCATACGTGTTATTGTAAGCCATCGGTTCTAACAGCTCCATGCCGAATTGTTCCTTCATTCCTTTTCTCGCCTGCTCATATACCTCTCTGCGATCAGTGCTTACTGCTGTCTCTTTTATAAATTCAGCAATGGCTGTACCGGTAAACTCAGGATACACGTCAATACTGTCAGACTTCAGAGCATTAAAGACGAATGATGTTTTTCCTAATCCTGGTTTTAACTCGACAATAAGGTCGGTTTCATTTTCAATCAGCAATTTGTACATATTGATCAGGATTTCCGGTTCTGAACCAAGCTTCCCGCCAATGACAATATTCTCTTCTGATTTATTAGTCAGCATCGGTATCGCCATAACCAGTATCATTGCACCAATAAAGACTCCCAGCGCTGTGAGCGATCGTTTAAAAGACATATGCTCGAATCGTCGCAGCAGCATATCAAATAGGATTGCCAATATGGCTGCAGGTATGGCCCCAAGAACGATCAGTGCAGTATTATTTCGGTCGATTCCAAGGAGGATCAGTTCTCCCAAGCCTCCTGCTCCAATTAAAGCAGCAAGAGTAGCTGTTCCGACAATTAAGACCATAGCCGTCCGGATACCGGCCATAATAACAGGCATGGCAAGAGGAAGTTCTACCTTCATGAGCCTTTTTCTCCTGTTCATTCCCATTGCCCTTGCCGCTTCAATAATGGAATCATCTACTTCCTTTATGCCTGTATATGTATTTCTCAGAATGGGCAAGAGGGCATACACGACTAACGCGATAATAGCAGGCACTTTGCCTATTCCGAACAAAGGAATCAAAAGACCAAGCAAAGCTAATGAAGGAACTGTCTGCAATACGGCCGTCACGCCAATAATCCCTTCTGCGATTTTTTGTTTGTTAGTCAGATAAATTCCAAGCGGAATCGCAATCAGGACTGCAAAAAACAAAGCGATAAGCGAAATCTGTATATGCTCAATAAGTACACTTAATAATTGCCCTTTCCTTTCATTAAAAACAGAGCTCAAGGTGTTCATGACCTCACCTCTTTCTGTTTGCTGCGAGCCAGTTTACGAATGACGGCCTGCCTGTTAATCATTCCAATGATGGCTCCGCCTTCTTCCACAGCAAGTTCTTCATGAGTGGCCAATAAGCTAAGCGTTTCTTCCAATGAAGCCGTGGCGGAAATGACTGACCCGTTCTGTTTTGCTTCTGATATCGGCAGGAGGATTTCATGTAGGCTGAATCCCTTCATGTACGGTCCCTGCTCTTCCCCTACAAACTGACGGACAAATTCGTTCTCCGGATTAGAAAGCAGCTCTTCTGGTGTGCCAATTTGAACGATTTCCCCTTCCTTCATGACACAAATACGATCGCCAAGCTTTAAAGCTTCCTTCATATCATGTGTGACAAACACTATGGTTTTCTTTATTTTTTTCTGAAGGCGGATTAGGTCATCCTGAAGCTTTTCCCTGCTTAGGGGATCCAGCGCACTAAAAGGCTCGTCCATCAGGATGATAGGCGGATTGGCTGCCAGTGCCCTTGTTACCCCAACTCTTTGCTGCTGTCCACCTGAAAGTTCATGCGGCTTTCGGCTCCGGTATATGTCAGGCTCCAATCCGACCATTTCCAATAACTCATCAATCCGTTCTTTAATTTTCACCTGCTCCCAATTCTTGAGCTCCGGTACGATCGCGATATTTTCCCCAATTGTCATATGAGGAAAAAGGGCAATCTGCTGAAGGACATAGCCAATATCCCAGCGGAGCTCATGTATGTCATAGTCACTGATCCGTTTGCCATTTATGAAAATCGTTCCTGATGTCAAGGGAATCAGCCTATTAATCATCTTCATAACAGTGGTTTTTCCTGAACCGCTCGGACCAATAATCACGAAGAACTCGCCTTCTTTTATATGTAAATTGATTGAATCTACAGCTTGGGTACCATCCCGATACTTTTTCGACACGTTGTCAAACTGAATCATTGCTCCACCCCTCTAATATGTTTACATCTAAATTATTCCCTTAACAAATTACTGAAAAACGTTCCTTCCTGCGTTTTCTTTTTTGCTGTTATACTATCATACAAATAGACAGGAAACATTTCTATTATAAAAACCCAAAAAAACAGCCTCCTGCATTGGAGGCTGCCTGTTATTAATCGGGAGATCTTTTCAGTTTCTTAAAGAGGTCCGGAAAGTCTTTTCTGATTGCTTCGCGGATATCCCCAAATGCAAGATGGCGAATGGGATAGGTTTTTACTTTCTTTAAGGTGGAATGCGGGTTTCCTATAAAAATATTAACAGTTTCTTCTAAAAACCTTTCCTGCTGAAAAAGATGATTGTTTCGATTTCCAAAGACTTTGTTTTCTGTCTGTTCATAAATAACGTAATAGTTTTCAATGATTTCACCACGGAACATTTCCTGCGTCTCAATTACTTCGTATACTTTCATCGGTATCAGTCTCCCTTTTAAATAAATTCAAAGTGACGAAAGTGATCAATTCAATCCCATTGGCAAAACCAGCAGCTTTATATTTTGGATACTATGATGTATTTCACTTGAACATGCCTTCGCATGCTAATTTCATTCTATTGACTTATTATTTGGTTCAGTATAATTTCGATTCGGGCTGCACCTGTTTCCTGGGCTGCTTTTATTACGGCATCTCTTACTGCAGGGACAACCCGGCTGTCGAGCGGCCCTGGAATAACATAATCAGGTGTCAGGTCTGTAGCGTCGATTAATCCGGCAATAGCTTCGACAGCTGCCATTTTCATTTCTTCATTAATCTCAGTAGCCCTGACGTCCAGGGCTCCTCGGAAAATACCAGGGAATGCGAGGACATTGTTCACCTGATTCGGCAAGTCTGATCTTCCTGTTCCAACGACTTTAGCGCCTGCCTCTTTCGCCTCATCCGGCATGATCTCAGGAACTGGATTGGCCATGGCAAAAATGATGGAATCCGGACTCATCGTTTCGACCATCTCCTTTGTTAAGGCACCGGCAGAGGAAACCCCGATGAACACATCCGCGCCAATGATAACATCCTCAAGCAGACCTCTACGCTTTCCTGGATTGGTGATTTTCGCAACAGACTCTTTGACAGGGTTCATTCGATCTTGCCTTCCTTCATAAATCGCTCCCTTTGTGTCACACATGATGATATCTTTTGCTCCCATATTAAGGAGCAGCTTGATAATCGCAATTCCAGCCGCACCAGCCCCATTGATTACGATTTTTATTTCATCCATTTTTTTACCGGCAAGCTTCAGCGCATTGATTAAACCGGCTGCTGTTACGATTGCTGTTCCATGCTGGTCATCATGAAAAACGGGGATATTCATTTCCTGCTTCAGCCGTTCTTCGATGTAAAAGCAATTGGGTGCCGCGATATCCTCCAGGTTAATGCCCCCAAAGGAAGGCTGCAGCAGCCGGACTGTATTAATGATTTCTTCGGGATCCTTCGTATCAAGGCAAATCGGAACCGCATCAACCCCTGCAAAAGCTTTAAATAGTGCAGCCTTCCCCTCCATCACAGGCATGGAGGCTTCAGGGCCAATATCGCCAAGTCCCAGTACAGATGTTCCGTCAGAGACCACGGCAATTAAGTTTCCTTTTATTGTATAATCATAGACTTTCTCAGGCTGGTCATGGATTCTTCGGCACGGCTCTGCCACTCCAGGGGAATAGGCTAAGCTTAAATCCTTCATGCTGTTCAGAGGCATTTTTACATCGACCGTTAACTTCCCTTGAAACTTCTCATGAAGCAGTAAAGATTCTTTCTGCAAATCCATTCTATCCATCTCCCCTTATTGAATATTGTTAATTTTCAGTATTTGTTGTAGATTATTATATAATGAGTGGCATCCATAAATGAAATACATATAATCTATAATTCTTATGCCTTTTGGTTATAAGAAAGGAGTGAAGTGTTTGGATATCCGGCATTTAGAATATTTTGCTGAAGTGGCACAGCATTTAAGCTTCACAAAAGCATCACAGACCCTGCATGTCACCCAGCCTTCAATCAGCAAAGCCATCAAAAATCTCGAAGGCGAACTGGGAGTGCCTCTATTTTATCGGTCATCGAAGCAGCTTGAATTAACTGATGCTGGAAAAGCGGTGTTAATCAATGCGAAAAAAGTGCTGGACGCATTTCAGAACCTGACATTGGAGTTAACAGATTTAATGGAGCTGAAGGGCGGTGAGATCAAAATAGGCATACCTCCCATAGTCGGCGCAGCCTTCTTTTCGAAGCTTATCAGCCAATATAAAGAAAAGTTCCCATTGATCGAAATTAAATTAACAGAAGTCGGCACGAAGAAAATAAAAAAAGGGGTAGAAGATGGCACATTGGATATTGGCCTTATTTGCACGGTTCCGGCCCAGGGAAGCGGTTTTGAAATAATCAACGTCCTAAGGGATCCCTTAATGCTCATTATCCACCGGGAGCATAGGCTTGCTTCGAAAAAAGAAGTGCATTTTTCAGAATTAGCCAAAGAGCCTTTCATCCTCTACAGGAAAGATTTCACCCTCTATGATCTGATTATTGAGGAATGCTTAAACAGCGGCTTTCAGCCTAATATCGTCTGTGAAAGCTCGCAAAAGGACTTCCTGCTGGGAATGGTTGAAGGAAAACTGGGAATCACCATGCTGCCAAGCAAAATCTGTCAAAATATAAACTGCAATGACCTTGTGGTTCTGCCAATCTCTGAATCTGCTGTTAATTTAGAGCTCGGGATGATTTGGAAAAAGGATAAGTACTTATCGTTTGCGGTCCGGGAGTTTATCGCCAGTGCTGAGACTTATTTGGAGGAAGGGCTATGAAACGGCCGTCGCAAATTTTAAAAGTGCGACGGCTTTTCACCTTCTGTATTATTGTTTACAAGCCTTAACAAATGCATCAAATATGGCTTTTGAAGGGTTATCATTCTTTTGTGTCATGCATTCAGGGTGCCACTGTACCCCTAATGCAAAGCGATGCTCTTTACTCTCAAAAGCCTCAATAACCCCATCATTGGCCTCTGCACATACCTCAAAATTTTCAGGCATTTTGCGGACAGCCTGATGATGATAGCTATTTACTTTAAAGCTTTGCATTCCAGTAACTTTGTGGAGGAGAGAATCACTTTTCACATTCACAAAGTGAGTCGCATGCCATCGGGGTGCTTTTTGGCCATGCTGCAGCAAAGGTACGCCCATTTGGGAAAAGATGTCCTGATACATATCACCCCCAAGAGCAATACTGAGAATTTGGCAGCCCCTGCATATGGCTAAGATTGGTTTATCTCGAGCAAGCATTTTATGAATCATGCTGATTTCGAATGCATCTCTTTCCGGACAAATACTGCCCAGCTTTTGATGGGGTTCTTCACCAAATAGTGTTGGGTCGATGTCCCCCCCGCCAGTAAGCAGCAGCCCGTCAAGCGTTTCAGCTAATTTTTCATTTTGGTCATCATCCAGAAGATTGGGCACAACAATTGGTACGGCCCCTGCGTTTATCAATGAATGGATATTATCCATTGATACAGAAAGGTTATGATCATCTAAATTTGACGTAACTCCAATAATTGGTTTCATTTCGGCACCTCTGGTTATATAGTTTAGAAGATTATTCTATAGAACCGGGAAAAAATCCTATCTGCCCTAAAAAAAGAACTGCCCTGCAGTCAGTATTCCTGACTTTGGGACAGTCCATGTTTGCTATTAATAGGGATCCGTTTCATGGCTTTTCTCAACCGCTTCTTTTGATGCCTGGTTTTCAGCGATTGAACCCTGGCCATATTTAGATCTTCCAGCGTCACGGCCTGGAATTTGTTTTTCCCCGCTCATCGCCTGGATCTCTTTCATGACTTTCTCGGTTTCTTCCTTGACACGGCGGCCATAGTCTTCATCAGCCTGTGTAAAATGCTCAAACATAGCATCCTGAATCCGTTTGTCGCATAGCGCTAGAGCTACAGACAGGTTTTTGATCAGTTCATCTCGCTCCCAGTCATCAAAGCTCCTGTAAGTATGGCCGGCCTGGCCGTAATTATTTGGCCGATCGATCGGTGCGCTCATGGCTGCCGCATTATAAGTTGGCCGATGCGGGGTGCGCCCTTCTTCAGGTGCTTCCTTAAAGCCCCCCTTCATCGATGGCTCATAGTTTATATGCGGATTTTCCCCAGACTCCCTTGGGTCACGAGTGTCCATTTGCCCTCGCTGCTGATTTGTGCGCACAGGTGCTTTAGGTGCGTTCACAGGTAATTTCAGATAGTTCGCTCCAACGCGATAACGCTGTGTATCGGAATATGAGAAAGTCCGGCCCTGCAGCATCTTATCATCCGAAAAATCCATTCCGTCGACAAGCACCCCAGTACCGAAGGCAGCCTGCTCAATCTCAGCATGGTAATCTTCCGGATTGCGATCAAGAACCATACGGCCAACAGGAAGCCAAGGAAACTGATCCTCCGGCCAAAGCTTGGTATCATCAAGGGGATCAAAATCCAATTCTGGATGGTAATCATCCTCCATGATCTGTACAAAAAGCTCCCATTCCGGATAATCTCCCCGTTTAATCGCCTCAAATAAATCCTGTGTAGCATGCCCGACATTTTTAGCCTGAATCTCGCTTGCCTCTTCCTGTGTCAAATTGCGGATCCCCTGCTTCGGCTCCCAGTGATATTTCACAAGTACAGCTTCCCCTTTTTCATTCACCCATTTATAGGTATTGACACCTGATCCCTGCATATGACGGTATGTAGCGGGTATTCCCCAAGGTGAAAACAGGAATGTAATCATATGTGTTGCCTCTGGTGTCCTGGATACAAAGTCAAACATCCGCTCGGGATTTGGCACATTTGAAACAGGATCAGGCTTGAAGGCATGAATCATGTCAGGGAACTTCATCGCATCACGAATAAAGAAGATCTTCAGGTTATTGCCGACTAAATCCCAGTTTCCGTCCTCAGTATACATTTTTACGGCAAAGCCTCTAGGATCACGTGCTGTTTCCGGTGAATCCTTTGCACCAGCCACAGTTGAAAAACGGACCATCAATGGCGTCCTCTTTCCTGCACCTGAAAAGACCTTAGCTCGGGTATACTTCTCAACCGGCTCATCTCCCACTTTTCCGTATGTTTCAAAGTAACCGAATGCCCCTGCACCTCTGGCGTGAACCACACGCTCCGGAACCTCTTCCCTGTCAAAATGGGAGATCTTCTCAATGAAATGATAATTTTCCAAGGTCGCTGGTCCCCGATTGCCTATCGTGCGAATGTTTTGGTTATCCGTAACAGGATGCCCCTGCCGAGTTGTCAGTGTCTCACGATTAACATTCTGCTCATTTGCTGGATTCATATCTTTGTTATCTGCCACACTCGAACCTCCTAAAAATGAATGACCATATTTTTTACTCGGGTTCGAAAATTTATACCTGAATTCACTCTAAATGTTAGGTATTGGAAATGCCTCCATAAAAGGATGCCTTGTTAATCACACCCATCAAAATGGAAGTGAAACCTTATTCCTAAAAGTACTTAATTTATTTCGTCCGAATAATGTTCATGCCTTTGTAAAAAATATTCTTGTCCAGGGGGAGGTGTAGACATGCCGAATCTTAATGATAACAAGTTCAAAAAAATTCAATCTGAGAGCCAAAAGCAGGGTAAAACATACGAAGAGTATGCTGCTGAACTAGAAGCGAACAAAATGAAGGCACAAAAAAGAAAATAATTGATAGTTAGGCAGGGAATATCGCTCCTGCCTTTTTAGCTGCCCTGCTAAGCAGTGAAAGTCGCTGTAAGTATCTTTTCCGGATCCTTAACAATGTATAATCCAAGGGGTATATTTAATAATTTGTCCTTATCCCGGTCATAGTTTGTTAACATTTACGCATTACAATGTAAATGTACCGAAACATCATAAAGCCCTTTTTCTTTACCCCTTCAGGTCCGGCCCTTTTTAAGCGGCCGGATTTTTTATGTGTTTCTTTTTACCGCTGGGCAAAAGATTTCCGCTAACTGCCTGAAAAAATTGAAAAGCCCCTCTCACAATGAGAAGAGCTTTCCATTCATCCTTTGCCAGCCTGAAATCCAGGATATTGTGTCATGCCGCCATCAGCATACAAGGTCATTCCGGTGACATAGCTTGCTTCAGTGGATGCCAGCCATACTGCACAAGCTGCTATTTCTTCGGGCTTGCCGATGTAGCCCATGGGAATAAGCTCAACAACACCTTTTTTCAATTTCGGGTCTGCGAATTTTTCTGCATTAATGGGTGTATCAATAGCACCAGGGGCAATGCAGTTCACCCGGATCCCGTGCGGGGCAAATTCAAGCGCAAGGGTCTCGGTCATCAATTTGACTCCGCCTTTACTTGCTGCATAATGAACAAAATGAGGCCATGGAATTTCCTGATGAACTGATGACATATTTATGATCGAGCCTTTTATTTTGTTTTCCAGCATGTAGTCAATCGCTTCACGGCAGCCTAGAAACTGTCCCGTTAGATTTGTCGAAATAACTTTATTCCAATCCTCCAGGGTAAGTTCTTCAGTTGGTACTTCATTTTCAATTCCCGCGTTATTGATCATGACGTCGAGAGAACCGAACGTTTTAATGGCATGTGCGATCATTCTTTTAATATCCTCTTCCTTTGTAACATCCCCCTGTATGGCAGAGGCACTGCCGCCGGCTTTCTCTATCGTTTCTATGATCCCCTGCACTTCCTGTTCCTCATTAAAATAATTGATGACAACCTTCGCTTTTTCAGCACCGAACCGTTCTGCCATTGACTTTCCCAGCCCGGTCGCTGCGCCGGTAATAACGACAACTTTTCCTTCAAGACTTGGATACATAAGATCACTCCCTTATTTTTTTGTAAAGCCAAGCAATACTCCGCCAGCGATAATAAACAAACAGCCAAGGAGAACCATAAACACCTGTTTTTTGCTTTTCCGCTCATCTAAAAAGAATAGCCCGCCAATGGTCGAAATAACTATTCCGGTCTGAGAAAGTGAAAAGCTGGTGGCAACGCCGATCTTCGGCAGTGAAAGCAGCAATCCCAGATTCCCCGTGCTCCAAATAAGCCCCGTAATGATATTCCGGACAGCAAATTTGTTATATGGCTTGCGGCGCAGAGTAATGAGGAATGCTCCTATTACCATCCCAATCGCCTGCGGCAGGATGGCAGACCAGCCGTCAATTTCAAACCAGCGGATTAGTACGACATACCCGACAAATCCAGCTGTCGATAATAGTAGTACAAGCAGGCCTTTCTTGAGGCTTTTTCCCTGTTCCTTGTCATCTCCCTGTTTCAAAGAAGTCAGAACAGCACCGACAATAATACAGACCAGAGAAGTGACTCCAATGATAATGCTCATCCTTGTTTCCCATTCTTTAAAAATGAATACTCCAAAAAAAGTTGTTCCAATAAGCTGCAGGCCTGTGGACATCGGAGCTGTCTTGGCAACTCCCAAATAGCGGACTGCCCCAAACTGATTTTTCTGCCCGATCGACCAGAACAAACCAGAAATAAAGCCGACTGCCCAAACGATATTGGACAGATCCGGTCTCTTGAAAAGATAGACCGCGATGGCAAATAATAGGGCTCCTATTGTTGTACCTAGCGTCTGGCTGTCCTCGTCCCCGCCAAGCTTGTTGCTGACAAATACAATGCTGCCCCATGAAACCGCTGCAATGAGGGCTAATAGAATTCCTGTCATGGTGTGTACCTCATCTTTCGATCTTATGTACATTTTTAGATTGCAGTTATATAAGGACTCTTATTCCACAAGCAAAAAAGTATTGATTTATTTATTATCATTCCACATATTTAAAACCCTAAAACCATTATTAACAGCAACCTATCTATTTAATAGTCGTTTAACAGATATTTCAATATAATAATTTATCGCACAATTTATAATATTTGTGTTAAACTAACAAATATCACTGTCGGATAACAGTGATAAGCCATTATTCTCTTTTATATAATAATCACTTCGGAGGGAATCGAATGAAAAACGCAATCAGCAAGTGGAACCAAATAAGCCTGGTAAAAAGAATTCTGCTGGGCATCATCGCAGGCATAGCCCTCGCTTTGACTATTCCGAAAGCAGCGGGATGGGTCTCTATCTTCGGTACATTATTTGTAAGTGCATTAAAAGCAGTAGCACCCGTACTGGTTCTTTTCCTGGTCATGCATGCCATTTCCAAACACAGAAGCGGCCAGCAGACGAATATGAAGTCCATTATAGCTCTTTATGGTGTAAGCACCTTTTTAGCCGGACTTGTCGCCGTTGTAGCAAGTTTTATTTTCCCTGTTACCCTTTCACTTGCGCCGGGAGCAGAGGATGTAACACCTCCAGGAGGGATAGCAGAAGTTCTTACAACACTGCTGACTAATGTTGTGGACAACCCGGTCAATGCACTGATCAACGGCAATTATATCGGGATTCTGACTTGGGCCATCCTTCTTGGCATTGCCTTAAGAAAAGCAGCTGACACTACAAAAAACATGCTCGCAAATTTTTCGGATGCCATTTCGACTCTAGTAAAATGGGTGATCAGCTTAGCTCCAATCGGAATTATGGGTCTTGTGTTTGATGCGATTGTCAGCAACGGGCTTTCTGCACTGATGGATTACGGTAAGTTACTGCTCATCCTACTGGGCTGCATGTTCTTTATTGCTCTGGTTGTGAATCCTCTTATCGTATTTTTAAATATTCGCAGAAATCCATATCCGCTTGTGTTTAGATGCTTACGAGAAAGCGGAATTACAGCGTTCTTTACACGCAGCTCAGCAGCCAACATTCCTGTAAATATGAGCTTATGCGAAAAGCTTGGGCTGGATGAAGATACGTATTCCGTATCTATCCCATTAGGCGCAACGGTTAATATGGCAGGTGCAGCTGTTACAATTTCTGTTCTGACTCTTGCAGCGGTTCACACATTAGGTATTCAAGTAGACTTTGGAACAGCCCTAATCCTTAGTGTGTTAGCAGCAGTCTCTGCAGCAGGTGCTTCAGGTGTTGCAGGCGGATCCCTTCTTCTCATTCCTTTAGCAGCCAGCTTATTCGGAATTCCGGATGACGTAGCGATGCAGGTTGTCGGGGTAGGATTTATTATTGGTGTATTACAGGATTCATGTGAAACAGCCCTTAACTCTTCCTCAGATGTTCTATTTACTGCTACAGCAGAATATGCGAAGAAGCGCA
This region includes:
- a CDS encoding glucose-1-dehydrogenase, producing MYPSLEGKVVVITGAATGLGKSMAERFGAEKAKVVINYFNEEQEVQGIIETIEKAGGSASAIQGDVTKEEDIKRMIAHAIKTFGSLDVMINNAGIENEVPTEELTLEDWNKVISTNLTGQFLGCREAIDYMLENKIKGSIINMSSVHQEIPWPHFVHYAASKGGVKLMTETLALEFAPHGIRVNCIAPGAIDTPINAEKFADPKLKKGVVELIPMGYIGKPEEIAACAVWLASTEASYVTGMTLYADGGMTQYPGFQAGKG
- the sstT gene encoding serine/threonine transporter SstT, producing the protein MKNAISKWNQISLVKRILLGIIAGIALALTIPKAAGWVSIFGTLFVSALKAVAPVLVLFLVMHAISKHRSGQQTNMKSIIALYGVSTFLAGLVAVVASFIFPVTLSLAPGAEDVTPPGGIAEVLTTLLTNVVDNPVNALINGNYIGILTWAILLGIALRKAADTTKNMLANFSDAISTLVKWVISLAPIGIMGLVFDAIVSNGLSALMDYGKLLLILLGCMFFIALVVNPLIVFLNIRRNPYPLVFRCLRESGITAFFTRSSAANIPVNMSLCEKLGLDEDTYSVSIPLGATVNMAGAAVTISVLTLAAVHTLGIQVDFGTALILSVLAAVSAAGASGVAGGSLLLIPLAASLFGIPDDVAMQVVGVGFIIGVLQDSCETALNSSSDVLFTATAEYAKKRKEGKIVKISA
- a CDS encoding GRP family sugar transporter is translated as MTGILLALIAAVSWGSIVFVSNKLGGDEDSQTLGTTIGALLFAIAVYLFKRPDLSNIVWAVGFISGLFWSIGQKNQFGAVRYLGVAKTAPMSTGLQLIGTTFFGVFIFKEWETRMSIIIGVTSLVCIIVGAVLTSLKQGDDKEQGKSLKKGLLVLLLSTAGFVGYVVLIRWFEIDGWSAILPQAIGMVIGAFLITLRRKPYNKFAVRNIITGLIWSTGNLGLLLSLPKIGVATSFSLSQTGIVISTIGGLFFLDERKSKKQVFMVLLGCLFIIAGGVLLGFTKK
- a CDS encoding catalase, which encodes MADNKDMNPANEQNVNRETLTTRQGHPVTDNQNIRTIGNRGPATLENYHFIEKISHFDREEVPERVVHARGAGAFGYFETYGKVGDEPVEKYTRAKVFSGAGKRTPLMVRFSTVAGAKDSPETARDPRGFAVKMYTEDGNWDLVGNNLKIFFIRDAMKFPDMIHAFKPDPVSNVPNPERMFDFVSRTPEATHMITFLFSPWGIPATYRHMQGSGVNTYKWVNEKGEAVLVKYHWEPKQGIRNLTQEEASEIQAKNVGHATQDLFEAIKRGDYPEWELFVQIMEDDYHPELDFDPLDDTKLWPEDQFPWLPVGRMVLDRNPEDYHAEIEQAAFGTGVLVDGMDFSDDKMLQGRTFSYSDTQRYRVGANYLKLPVNAPKAPVRTNQQRGQMDTRDPRESGENPHINYEPSMKGGFKEAPEEGRTPHRPTYNAAAMSAPIDRPNNYGQAGHTYRSFDDWERDELIKNLSVALALCDKRIQDAMFEHFTQADEDYGRRVKEETEKVMKEIQAMSGEKQIPGRDAGRSKYGQGSIAENQASKEAVEKSHETDPY